From Granulicella sp. WH15, the proteins below share one genomic window:
- a CDS encoding catalase family peroxidase produces MAIIAVVVGVVAVAFAYTAGWLSPDRLTPKKLVASLAPPGGPALGHRRNHAKGICFTGTFEANGNGSELSKAQVFVPGQYPVVGRFNLATTNPNAADAMVRVRGLGIRITPPNGQEWRSAMIDAPIFPVSTVQGFYDLQMASGSKEPDAMKNFIASHPEFTTFLGWAKSAPWTGSYAEERYNSLNSFVFIDNSGARRTVRWSLVPAAQPVSISPDELAKRGPDFLDQEITQRVASSPQRWNVLVTVSAPGDPTADPNKAWPADRRTVDVGTLTVQQIEQEADGPCRDINYDPTVLPAGITTSDDPFPSARSAAYSRSYNSRTAEEKYYPRNATGGKQ; encoded by the coding sequence TTGGCGATCATTGCAGTAGTTGTCGGCGTGGTCGCCGTCGCTTTTGCATATACGGCAGGATGGCTCTCGCCAGATCGGCTGACGCCAAAGAAGCTGGTAGCCTCTCTGGCGCCTCCGGGAGGCCCGGCGTTGGGCCACCGTCGCAACCATGCCAAAGGCATTTGCTTCACCGGAACTTTTGAAGCCAACGGTAACGGCTCGGAACTCTCCAAAGCTCAGGTCTTCGTCCCCGGTCAGTACCCCGTGGTGGGACGTTTCAACCTCGCCACCACAAACCCGAATGCCGCCGATGCCATGGTACGTGTGCGTGGCCTCGGCATTCGTATCACCCCTCCGAATGGGCAGGAGTGGCGCAGCGCCATGATCGATGCGCCGATCTTTCCTGTTTCCACAGTGCAGGGTTTCTACGACCTGCAAATGGCATCGGGCAGCAAGGAGCCCGATGCCATGAAGAATTTCATCGCTTCACATCCTGAATTCACCACCTTCCTGGGCTGGGCCAAGAGTGCGCCCTGGACAGGGAGCTACGCTGAGGAACGTTACAACAGCCTGAACTCCTTCGTGTTCATTGATAATTCTGGGGCCAGGCGCACCGTACGCTGGTCACTGGTACCGGCAGCGCAGCCCGTCTCTATCTCGCCGGATGAGTTGGCCAAGCGCGGTCCCGATTTCCTGGATCAGGAGATCACCCAGCGCGTTGCTTCCAGCCCGCAGCGATGGAACGTGCTAGTAACGGTGTCCGCCCCGGGCGACCCTACCGCAGACCCCAACAAAGCGTGGCCTGCCGACCGTCGCACAGTGGACGTCGGCACGCTTACGGTGCAGCAGATCGAGCAGGAGGCTGACGGCCCTTGCCGCGACATCAATTACGATCCCACAGTCCTTCCTGCTGGCATCACAACCTCGGATGACCCGTTCCCCTCCGCCCGCTCAGCGGCTTATTCCCGGTCATATAACAGCCGCACAGCCGAAGAGAAGTACTATCCGCGCAACGCGACAGGAGGCAAGCAATGA
- a CDS encoding bifunctional YncE family protein/alkaline phosphatase family protein: protein MRTPKLSSGAAKTAVLTFFVYSLSMSAQTPRPQSGTSSDFNVTAPKDDILDKTRGGGATSGIQSQVDSPNRTVGPQRDGSIVVSDNQVLTPAGRLIELGAPVRAKAIALNPGKTAHTAAVLLMGSPQPIVVFDTQSGQVLQRYLPEGGANASAKERSTGSFAGITYSPDGSRLLFSQDNNYVSVANVDRNTGLLSHEQRVALPPPPADGRAYHNAKSINPGGIAFSTDGKQAYVALNAANTLGVIDLTASPAKLVTQISVGNAPNSVVIHGNFAYISNEGGRPATSDDFTNDSDGTPIVVDRTDAYTITGTVSVVNLDTGKLATTIDVGLHPAGMTVVGSRLFVANAYSDSLSIIDLDTKRVTRTINLSVPIAGGTFGSGPNGVAVTETGTAYVTLGQANAIAVIDLQGRDAHPVIGYIPTAYFPTSIAYDKERKQLVIADDKGLGSRGTTTTTKSGVIAYNTHADMGVVNLIAEPNASSLAALSKQVFENNHWNLTTNIEVGKRFVDPHAKPSAVPKHIGEPSLIKHVFLIIKENRTYDQMLGDVAWGNGAKELAVFASAVPNQHSFVKRFPLLDNVYAPSRQSADGHPWIGMSGSFYSNDILSPDWIRSYPGGQAEDALTNTPKGFLWTEVAAMGMTARLYGEWSSGTTIARKPDGSAYRWADFYKTSLCEEGKAPTADCVVPGDAIHVTSAIPSAAKIMDPHFPPFNFDIPDQYRADYWIKEFKRMDAANQVPNLTILWLPDDHTAGTSKGHPYPINYQADNDLALGRMVEAISHSKIWDKSAIFVEEDDSQAGTDHVDGHRQPVYIISPYTVAPQSPGQGKAIHTTYTAENINRTIENILGVLPLTQFDLVASPMFDAFQDNADLTPYDVIPATVALDQGPDLPLGKSLAYTPVEQQWLKATAKVMKGKYDKADAVDPNFLNHVTWYVTTGWNRPYPGEDKVLAPGPLVKAAMKYGGDDDDDR, encoded by the coding sequence ATGAGAACCCCCAAACTCTCCAGCGGTGCCGCAAAAACAGCCGTGCTCACCTTTTTTGTCTACTCTCTGTCGATGTCCGCGCAGACCCCGCGCCCGCAATCCGGCACCAGTTCCGATTTCAACGTTACCGCCCCCAAAGACGACATCCTTGATAAAACCAGGGGCGGCGGCGCCACATCCGGCATTCAGTCGCAGGTCGATAGCCCCAATCGCACTGTGGGCCCGCAGCGGGACGGATCCATCGTTGTCTCCGACAATCAAGTGCTGACGCCTGCCGGTCGCCTCATTGAACTCGGTGCTCCGGTCCGTGCCAAAGCCATTGCGCTCAATCCTGGCAAGACTGCGCACACCGCCGCGGTCCTTCTGATGGGATCTCCGCAACCCATCGTTGTCTTCGACACGCAGAGCGGTCAGGTCTTGCAGCGCTACCTTCCTGAGGGGGGAGCAAATGCTTCCGCGAAGGAACGCAGCACCGGCTCCTTCGCTGGTATCACTTACTCGCCTGACGGCTCCAGACTGCTCTTCAGCCAGGACAATAACTACGTCTCCGTCGCCAACGTCGACCGGAACACTGGCCTCCTCAGCCACGAACAGCGAGTCGCCCTGCCACCGCCTCCCGCAGATGGACGCGCGTACCACAACGCAAAATCGATCAACCCCGGCGGCATCGCTTTCTCAACTGACGGCAAGCAAGCCTACGTCGCACTCAACGCAGCCAACACACTCGGAGTCATCGATCTCACAGCCTCACCCGCAAAACTCGTCACACAAATCTCCGTAGGCAACGCGCCGAACAGCGTTGTTATCCATGGCAACTTCGCTTACATCAGCAACGAGGGCGGCCGCCCCGCCACTTCAGACGATTTCACAAATGACTCCGACGGCACGCCCATCGTGGTCGATCGTACCGACGCCTATACCATCACCGGCACCGTATCTGTCGTCAATCTCGACACGGGCAAACTCGCAACCACAATCGATGTCGGCCTTCATCCCGCTGGCATGACCGTAGTCGGTTCGCGCCTCTTCGTTGCCAACGCCTACAGCGATAGCCTCTCCATCATCGATCTCGACACCAAGAGGGTCACCCGGACCATCAACCTCAGCGTCCCCATCGCGGGAGGAACCTTCGGCTCCGGGCCCAACGGTGTCGCTGTTACAGAGACTGGCACAGCCTACGTCACACTCGGTCAGGCAAACGCCATTGCCGTCATAGACCTCCAAGGCCGTGATGCGCATCCCGTTATTGGCTATATTCCTACGGCCTACTTTCCAACCTCTATCGCCTACGACAAGGAACGCAAACAGCTCGTCATCGCCGATGACAAAGGCCTCGGCTCGCGCGGCACCACCACAACAACCAAGAGTGGCGTTATCGCTTACAACACCCACGCCGACATGGGAGTGGTCAATCTCATCGCCGAACCCAACGCATCCAGCCTCGCCGCCCTTAGCAAGCAGGTGTTCGAAAACAACCACTGGAATCTGACAACTAACATCGAAGTCGGCAAACGGTTCGTTGATCCTCACGCGAAGCCCAGCGCCGTACCGAAACACATCGGCGAGCCATCGCTCATCAAGCACGTCTTTCTCATCATCAAAGAGAACCGTACCTACGACCAGATGCTCGGGGACGTAGCCTGGGGCAATGGTGCTAAGGAGCTAGCAGTCTTCGCCTCCGCCGTACCCAACCAACACTCCTTCGTCAAGCGATTTCCGCTGCTCGACAATGTCTACGCGCCAAGCCGACAATCTGCCGACGGCCATCCATGGATCGGCATGTCTGGCTCCTTTTATTCGAACGACATCCTCTCGCCCGACTGGATCCGCTCGTACCCCGGCGGTCAGGCAGAAGATGCGCTCACGAACACTCCCAAAGGCTTTCTCTGGACCGAAGTTGCGGCGATGGGCATGACCGCACGCCTCTATGGCGAATGGAGCAGCGGCACTACCATCGCGCGCAAACCGGACGGCTCCGCTTACAGATGGGCCGACTTCTACAAGACCTCGCTATGCGAAGAGGGTAAGGCTCCTACTGCCGACTGCGTCGTCCCCGGCGACGCTATCCATGTGACATCCGCTATCCCATCCGCGGCAAAGATCATGGACCCGCACTTTCCGCCGTTCAATTTCGACATTCCTGACCAATATCGCGCCGACTACTGGATCAAGGAATTCAAGCGTATGGACGCTGCGAACCAGGTTCCCAACCTCACCATCCTCTGGCTGCCTGACGACCACACTGCAGGCACATCCAAGGGGCATCCCTATCCCATCAACTATCAGGCTGACAACGATCTCGCACTCGGCCGCATGGTCGAAGCGATCAGCCACAGCAAGATCTGGGACAAGTCTGCCATCTTCGTCGAAGAGGATGATTCACAGGCAGGCACCGACCACGTAGACGGTCATCGCCAGCCCGTCTACATCATTAGTCCCTATACCGTCGCACCGCAGTCGCCCGGCCAGGGCAAGGCCATCCACACCACCTACACTGCCGAGAACATCAACCGCACCATTGAAAACATCCTTGGCGTTCTGCCCCTCACGCAGTTCGACCTCGTCGCTTCGCCCATGTTCGACGCCTTTCAAGACAATGCCGACCTCACGCCCTACGACGTCATACCGGCTACGGTCGCGCTCGATCAGGGACCGGATCTACCACTAGGCAAGTCCCTCGCCTATACGCCCGTCGAACAGCAGTGGCTGAAAGCAACTGCCAAGGTCATGAAGGGCAAGTACGATAAGGCCGACGCAGTAGATCCCAACTTCCTGAACCACGTCACCTGGTATGTCACCACCGGCTGGAATCGTCCTTATCCCGGCGAAGACAAAGTCCTGGCACCCGGTCCACTGGTCAAAGCAGCAATGAAGTATGGCGGAGATGATGACGACGACCGATGA
- a CDS encoding SDR family NAD(P)-dependent oxidoreductase — protein sequence MTERLVWLVTGSSRGLGRAIVEGILERGDVVVATARKVAELQSLTEKYADRLLLVALDVTNPEQAQAAVGQAIKRYGRLDVLVNNAGYGLIGAFEEMSPDEFGGQMTTNFGGVVNMCRAVLPTFRSQRSGHIIQISSIGGRRGSAGLSGYAASKFAVEGLSEVLAQEIAPLGIKMTIVEPGGFRTDWAGASMSFATPMESYEPVVGAFKEWIKTYTGTEPGDPAKAAKVLFEISRMEEPPLRLPLGVFAKQFVKEGYMTSLTELDQWSSLIEATEIDGSSDESHTFLALGDKTK from the coding sequence ATGACGGAACGACTCGTTTGGCTTGTCACAGGAAGTTCGCGCGGACTTGGAAGAGCTATTGTGGAAGGCATCCTTGAACGGGGCGATGTTGTTGTTGCCACCGCACGTAAAGTCGCCGAATTGCAAAGTCTCACTGAAAAATATGCTGATAGATTGCTCCTGGTTGCGCTTGACGTGACGAATCCCGAGCAGGCGCAAGCCGCTGTCGGGCAAGCGATCAAGCGCTATGGAAGGCTGGATGTGCTGGTCAACAATGCCGGTTATGGTCTGATTGGCGCCTTCGAGGAGATGTCCCCAGACGAATTCGGCGGCCAAATGACGACAAACTTTGGCGGAGTGGTCAATATGTGCCGGGCCGTTCTTCCAACGTTCCGCAGTCAACGCTCGGGACATATCATTCAGATCTCCTCTATCGGAGGACGACGCGGTTCCGCGGGCCTTTCAGGCTATGCAGCCTCCAAGTTTGCCGTAGAGGGTCTCAGCGAAGTGCTGGCACAGGAGATCGCACCGCTAGGGATCAAGATGACAATAGTGGAACCGGGCGGGTTTCGCACGGACTGGGCAGGCGCATCGATGAGTTTCGCCACCCCGATGGAAAGCTATGAGCCGGTGGTCGGAGCCTTCAAGGAGTGGATCAAGACGTACACCGGGACCGAACCCGGCGATCCGGCGAAAGCCGCGAAGGTACTCTTCGAGATCTCTCGCATGGAAGAGCCGCCTTTACGCCTTCCTCTTGGAGTCTTTGCCAAGCAGTTCGTGAAAGAAGGCTACATGACGAGCCTTACAGAGCTCGACCAATGGTCGAGCCTCATCGAAGCTACCGAGATAGATGGAAGCTCGGATGAGTCTCACACATTCTTAGCCCTTGGAGACAAAACAAAATGA
- a CDS encoding BlaI/MecI/CopY family transcriptional regulator, with translation MMTKQANLPIPTEAELELLAVLWSKGSATVREVHEEIGHERALGYTTVLKMFQRMMEKGLVQRTEAGKAHTYRPSVSQQETQSQMLRDLSKRLFAGSSTQLAMHALSMQSPSVQELEEVRKILEERSGKR, from the coding sequence ATGATGACGAAGCAGGCTAATCTGCCGATACCGACCGAAGCCGAACTGGAACTTTTAGCGGTGCTGTGGAGCAAGGGTAGTGCAACCGTGCGAGAGGTCCACGAAGAGATCGGCCATGAACGCGCACTTGGTTACACCACAGTCTTAAAGATGTTCCAGCGGATGATGGAAAAAGGGCTGGTGCAGCGGACGGAAGCTGGAAAAGCACACACGTACCGGCCAAGTGTCAGCCAGCAAGAGACGCAGAGTCAAATGTTACGCGACCTTAGTAAACGGCTCTTCGCAGGCTCATCCACACAGCTCGCCATGCACGCCCTCTCTATGCAATCGCCGAGCGTTCAAGAGCTGGAGGAGGTGCGAAAGATTCTTGAAGAGAGGAGTGGCAAGCGATGA
- a CDS encoding M56 family metallopeptidase, whose product MNSTLQALGWTLIHFCWQAAAIIALYLLADSRLRNTRSQTRYLFALATLSLMFLAFVGTLGYETLRNPITSTLPFENTSASSAATSPIKDSISRIALLANASAAPRWTTLLPWLDGMWVLGVIGLSMRSLGVWLWLQRLRRVTRTRAPEAIQESFERVCSTLGIARLPGLRISELIPGPMTIGTFRTLVLLPASALLSLSPEQLEAIFAHELAHVRRADYFWNLVQTLAETLFFFHPAVWWLGKRIREQRELCCDDIAIETCSDPLIYATALFRLEDQRAAGLNLAMALDGHQSSISFRSRILRILGESAPQSPASRLRPLSLIAVCASLSFLLSPLPKIEAVAARHLPVKQILATPKELVRATTHLALQSTRATSEAGKPATLNPTQAPIAKSTSDTLDYAKQMRAAGYDADLDNYAILQKAGVTPAYAQEMAGLGLGTPSAALLLELKKENVTGQYLTAIRAAGLEPRGFAQLMGFRIFNVTPEFITGMKAAGFASIPPGKLQALRALGVTPEDAKTMKQQYPNTTVQDLIESRASQNTENKIGAPSVSHRMQLPAFSDAATPPTPPHGSRRQPGPWWANSGLPPGSQRGNSPPPLPQ is encoded by the coding sequence ATGAACAGCACTTTGCAGGCCCTCGGGTGGACCTTGATCCATTTCTGCTGGCAAGCAGCGGCCATCATTGCGCTTTATCTCCTGGCAGATTCAAGGCTCCGCAATACACGCAGCCAAACCCGTTACCTCTTTGCGCTGGCAACGCTGTCCCTGATGTTTCTCGCTTTCGTAGGGACGTTAGGGTATGAGACGCTACGCAATCCCATCACCTCAACTCTTCCCTTTGAGAACACCTCGGCTTCTTCAGCCGCAACCTCTCCCATCAAAGACTCCATCTCTCGGATTGCGCTGCTAGCGAATGCGTCTGCTGCTCCCCGATGGACAACTCTCCTGCCGTGGCTCGATGGAATGTGGGTGCTGGGCGTGATTGGACTTTCCATGCGCTCTCTTGGTGTCTGGCTGTGGTTGCAACGCCTGCGCCGAGTCACGAGGACGAGGGCTCCTGAAGCAATCCAGGAGAGCTTTGAAAGAGTTTGCAGCACGCTCGGAATTGCACGGTTGCCAGGGTTGCGTATCTCAGAGTTGATTCCCGGCCCGATGACGATCGGCACTTTTCGGACGCTTGTTCTTCTGCCTGCGTCCGCTCTGCTTTCGCTTAGTCCGGAACAGTTGGAGGCTATTTTCGCGCATGAACTGGCCCATGTCCGCCGTGCGGACTACTTCTGGAACCTTGTCCAAACGCTGGCAGAGACATTGTTTTTCTTCCATCCCGCAGTCTGGTGGCTTGGGAAACGGATCAGAGAACAGAGGGAGTTGTGCTGCGATGACATCGCTATCGAAACATGCTCCGATCCACTCATCTACGCAACGGCGCTCTTTCGGCTCGAAGATCAGCGCGCTGCCGGACTCAATCTCGCAATGGCTCTTGACGGCCACCAGTCAAGCATCTCGTTTCGCTCCCGCATCCTGAGGATTCTTGGTGAATCCGCCCCTCAGTCACCGGCTAGTCGCCTTCGCCCTTTGTCTCTCATTGCGGTGTGCGCCAGCCTCTCTTTTCTCCTAAGCCCCCTCCCAAAGATAGAAGCCGTTGCCGCACGACATCTTCCGGTGAAACAGATCCTGGCGACGCCTAAAGAACTCGTGCGTGCAACAACGCATCTGGCACTCCAGTCCACACGCGCAACATCGGAGGCGGGCAAACCTGCGACGTTGAACCCGACGCAAGCGCCAATTGCGAAATCGACCTCTGACACTCTCGACTATGCAAAGCAGATGCGGGCGGCTGGATACGATGCGGATCTGGATAATTACGCCATCTTGCAGAAGGCGGGAGTTACGCCCGCCTACGCTCAGGAAATGGCAGGCCTCGGTCTTGGTACGCCATCCGCCGCTCTTCTTCTGGAACTGAAAAAGGAAAACGTCACTGGGCAATATCTGACGGCGATTCGCGCTGCTGGCCTTGAGCCACGCGGCTTTGCCCAACTCATGGGCTTCCGCATCTTCAACGTCACTCCAGAATTCATCACCGGGATGAAGGCCGCGGGATTCGCTTCGATTCCTCCGGGCAAATTACAGGCTCTTCGTGCCCTGGGAGTCACTCCCGAAGATGCGAAAACGATGAAGCAGCAATATCCGAATACCACTGTCCAGGATTTGATTGAGTCCCGCGCTAGTCAAAATACCGAGAATAAGATAGGCGCTCCCTCGGTCAGTCATCGTATGCAACTGCCCGCATTCTCGGACGCCGCAACACCTCCAACCCCGCCACACGGCTCACGACGACAACCGGGCCCGTGGTGGGCAAACTCCGGACTGCCACCAGGCTCGCAGCGAGGTAACAGCCCTCCACCTCTGCCCCAATAG
- a CDS encoding cytochrome b, with translation MTADRKRFTAPQRLLHWLMAICILSMLFIGVGMVSTVTSRYLTLVQIHKPLGIAILVLALIRLSLRFVFHAPALPADLPAPMRLAAELSQYVLYALMIGMPLIGWGMLSAASYPVVLFGSVHLPSILPVSPSLHTLLWRAHYYLAFAFFVTILMHVAAILFHKLIRDDGVFETMAPVPTRHESE, from the coding sequence ATGACAGCCGATCGTAAACGCTTCACCGCACCACAGCGCCTGCTTCACTGGCTCATGGCGATCTGCATCCTGTCCATGCTGTTTATCGGGGTAGGCATGGTCTCCACCGTCACCAGCAGGTACCTGACCCTGGTGCAGATTCATAAGCCGCTCGGCATTGCCATTCTGGTGCTGGCGCTTATCCGTCTATCGCTCCGATTTGTTTTTCATGCGCCAGCGTTGCCAGCCGACCTGCCTGCGCCGATGAGGCTTGCCGCAGAGCTATCGCAATACGTTCTCTACGCTCTCATGATCGGCATGCCACTGATCGGCTGGGGGATGTTGTCCGCAGCCTCTTACCCCGTCGTGCTATTCGGCAGCGTGCATCTGCCTTCCATCCTGCCGGTAAGCCCGAGCCTGCATACGCTGCTGTGGCGTGCGCATTATTATCTGGCCTTTGCCTTCTTTGTGACCATCCTGATGCATGTCGCCGCGATTCTCTTCCATAAGCTGATCAGAGACGATGGGGTATTCGAGACGATGGCCCCTGTGCCGACGCGCCACGAGTCAGAGTGA
- a CDS encoding TetR family transcriptional regulator yields the protein MATKKDGLRERKKLALRHLLTNTTIDLFLEHGFQGTSVDRISEVAGVSRRTFFYYFPAKQDVVTAWYAQQGEYLAAAFNRRPHGETPWESLTAAFLEMHKHYGGNEERTRRLRQLIHLEPALLAKKYDFYLSAAEMLVPAVKTRVRAPNKQNLLIHVIVQAAIAAYNAAYGEWIIRPRSRFESIALSSFKLARPVSAGDLDLIHENSCP from the coding sequence ATGGCAACCAAGAAAGATGGACTACGAGAGCGAAAGAAGCTCGCTCTGCGGCACCTCCTCACCAACACGACGATCGATCTCTTTCTGGAACATGGATTCCAGGGAACAAGTGTCGACCGAATCTCGGAGGTGGCCGGAGTTTCGCGCCGCACCTTCTTTTACTACTTCCCGGCGAAGCAGGATGTCGTGACCGCGTGGTATGCGCAACAGGGAGAATATCTTGCGGCAGCTTTCAATCGGCGACCACACGGTGAGACTCCATGGGAATCGCTGACCGCAGCCTTCCTCGAAATGCACAAACATTACGGTGGCAACGAGGAGCGCACGCGAAGACTTCGCCAACTCATTCACCTTGAACCGGCTCTGCTGGCCAAAAAATACGATTTTTACCTCAGTGCGGCAGAGATGCTGGTACCGGCGGTGAAGACAAGAGTGCGCGCACCGAACAAGCAGAACCTGCTCATCCACGTCATCGTCCAGGCAGCAATCGCCGCCTATAACGCCGCGTATGGAGAGTGGATAATCCGTCCGCGCTCACGGTTTGAATCCATAGCCTTGAGTTCGTTCAAGCTTGCTCGCCCGGTATCGGCAGGAGATCTTGACCTGATCCACGAGAATTCCTGTCCGTAG
- a CDS encoding IS110 family transposase, translating into MKKPAQHLIAEVPRRQAKVEMTIGIDLGDVWSHYCTLNQDGEVVDRGRFRTTPKAIEKWFTDVPSARVAMEAGTHSIWISAQLQELGHEVIVANVRELRAISHSDRKSDQVDAEKLARYARLDPNILRPIAHRTVEQQQALTLIRARALLVRLRTAAVNAVRGLTKSCGYRMPASATTCFAQRSVAVMPPGLAHALGPVLQQIAEMTVKIKLYDRQIQQLGQTEYPETQALLKVHGVGHLTALTFVLTLGSKERFGRSRDVGCYLGLRPRRSQSGDHDPQLGITHAGNAYLRSLLIECSNHILRPHGRDSALRQWGLHLAARGGKQAKSKAVVAVARKLAVLLHHLWSTQATYMPFYEQAA; encoded by the coding sequence ATGAAGAAGCCAGCGCAACACCTCATCGCTGAAGTTCCACGCAGGCAAGCCAAGGTCGAGATGACGATCGGCATCGACCTTGGCGATGTCTGGAGCCATTACTGCACTCTCAACCAGGACGGAGAAGTGGTCGACCGTGGCCGCTTCAGAACTACCCCGAAGGCGATTGAGAAGTGGTTCACCGACGTGCCATCAGCGCGGGTCGCGATGGAGGCCGGAACACACTCGATCTGGATCAGCGCACAGTTGCAGGAACTAGGCCACGAAGTGATCGTGGCGAACGTTCGCGAGTTACGTGCGATCTCGCACAGTGATCGGAAGAGCGATCAGGTGGATGCTGAGAAGCTGGCAAGATATGCGCGGCTTGATCCGAATATCTTGAGGCCGATCGCCCATCGTACGGTCGAGCAACAGCAGGCTCTGACTCTGATTCGTGCGCGAGCGCTGCTGGTGCGACTGCGTACCGCTGCGGTGAACGCCGTTCGTGGTCTGACGAAGTCGTGCGGCTACCGTATGCCTGCCTCTGCCACAACGTGCTTCGCCCAGCGCAGCGTTGCTGTTATGCCACCTGGACTGGCACACGCGCTCGGTCCGGTGCTTCAGCAGATCGCGGAGATGACAGTAAAGATCAAGCTGTACGACCGACAGATCCAACAGCTCGGCCAGACCGAGTATCCAGAGACGCAGGCGCTGCTGAAGGTTCACGGCGTCGGCCACCTCACCGCCTTGACCTTCGTGCTGACGCTCGGCAGCAAGGAACGGTTCGGACGAAGTCGTGATGTCGGTTGCTATCTTGGCCTACGGCCTCGTCGAAGTCAGTCCGGAGACCATGATCCTCAGCTTGGCATCACCCATGCCGGCAATGCATACCTCCGAAGTCTGCTGATCGAGTGCTCCAACCATATCCTCCGACCGCACGGACGAGACTCGGCGCTGCGCCAGTGGGGTCTGCACTTGGCCGCACGAGGTGGTAAGCAGGCCAAGAGTAAGGCCGTCGTCGCAGTAGCACGCAAGCTTGCGGTGTTGCTCCATCATCTCTGGAGCACCCAAGCTACATATATGCCGTTCTACGAACAAGCTGCTTGA